A stretch of Caballeronia sp. NK8 DNA encodes these proteins:
- a CDS encoding sugar ABC transporter ATP-binding protein, with protein sequence MLSLRNVTKRFPGVLALDDVSIDVRPNEIVGLIGENGAGKSTLMKLLTGAYRQDAGDITLNGKPLAIRNPRDATAKGIAMVYQEQSILPNLTVAENLFLGREEEFVRFGRMNWKKLRQAARKELATVRLDIDPLTLCEDMSFGQRQMVELARALSLASRTGGTPIILLDEPTSVLEAGEIEILFGLVRELRSRASFVFVSHRLDELLSLSDRVYVMKDGKVVSEMASGTASVAKLHELMVGRSLHGEYYRENLQKPCREEVALSVRHASLGHVLDDVSFDVHRGEVFGVAGVVGSGREELCRVIAGLEKLDRGEVLVGETRLKPQANHAVALGIGYVPRERKVEGLVTQMSVAQNLTLPRLGAVSRGGIVKKASERAFANEWIQRLHIKTPGADASCRNLSGGNQQKVVLAKWRFAGSRILVLDHPTRGLDVGAKEEVYQLIRELTAEGVAVVLTGDTLEEILGLSHRVMVMRDGRAEKILPCEVGHKPSQVEIVEHMV encoded by the coding sequence ATGCTGTCACTCAGGAATGTCACCAAGCGCTTTCCAGGCGTGCTCGCGCTGGACGACGTATCGATCGACGTGCGGCCCAATGAGATCGTCGGTCTGATCGGCGAGAACGGTGCGGGCAAGTCCACGTTGATGAAGCTGCTGACGGGCGCGTATCGCCAGGACGCGGGCGATATCACGCTCAACGGCAAGCCGCTCGCGATCCGCAATCCGCGCGATGCGACCGCCAAAGGCATCGCGATGGTGTATCAGGAGCAGTCGATCCTGCCGAACCTGACCGTTGCCGAGAACCTGTTCCTCGGCCGCGAGGAGGAGTTCGTGCGCTTCGGTCGCATGAACTGGAAGAAGCTCAGGCAGGCGGCGAGAAAGGAACTGGCAACCGTGCGTCTGGACATCGATCCGCTGACGCTCTGCGAAGACATGTCCTTCGGTCAGCGGCAGATGGTCGAACTCGCGCGTGCGCTGTCGCTCGCGAGCCGCACCGGTGGCACGCCGATCATCCTGCTCGACGAGCCGACCTCCGTGCTCGAAGCGGGCGAGATCGAGATTCTCTTCGGGCTGGTGCGTGAGCTGAGATCGCGCGCCTCGTTCGTGTTCGTCTCGCATCGGCTGGATGAACTGCTGTCACTGAGCGATCGCGTGTATGTGATGAAGGATGGCAAGGTCGTGTCGGAGATGGCGTCGGGCACTGCGTCGGTGGCGAAACTGCATGAACTGATGGTGGGCCGCTCGCTGCATGGCGAGTACTACCGCGAAAACCTCCAGAAGCCGTGTCGAGAGGAAGTGGCGCTGTCGGTGCGTCACGCGTCGCTCGGTCATGTGCTCGACGACGTGTCCTTCGATGTCCACCGTGGCGAAGTCTTCGGCGTCGCGGGTGTGGTCGGGTCGGGGCGCGAGGAACTGTGCCGCGTCATCGCCGGACTCGAAAAGCTCGATCGCGGCGAAGTGCTGGTCGGCGAAACGCGTCTGAAGCCACAGGCGAACCATGCCGTTGCGCTGGGCATCGGTTACGTGCCGCGCGAACGCAAGGTCGAGGGCCTCGTCACGCAAATGAGCGTCGCGCAAAACCTCACCTTGCCGCGTCTTGGCGCGGTCAGCCGTGGCGGCATCGTGAAGAAGGCGAGCGAGCGCGCGTTCGCCAACGAGTGGATTCAACGCCTGCACATCAAGACACCGGGCGCCGATGCTTCCTGCCGCAATCTCTCGGGCGGCAATCAGCAGAAGGTGGTGCTGGCGAAATGGCGCTTCGCGGGCAGCCGGATTCTCGTGCTCGATCATCCGACGCGCGGACTCGATGTCGGCGCGAAAGAAGAGGTCTATCAGCTGATCCGCGAACTGACGGCGGAAGGCGTGGCAGTGGTGCTGACCGGCGACACGCTCGAAGAGATTCTCGGCCTCAGTCATCGCGTGATGGTGATGCGCGATGGCCGCGCCGAAAAGATCCTGCCGTGCGAAGTCGGCCACAAGCCTTCGCAGGTCGAAATCGTCGAACACATGGTCTGA
- a CDS encoding MFS transporter, with product MATRNNNEPRHRHQSKKAAASGWIGSTLEYYDFFIYATAASLIFPQIFFPQNDPKIAIVASLATYGVGYVARPIGALVLGHLGDTHGRKFVLILCMFMMGFSTMAVGLLPTYAQLGLWAPAGLVAMRLIQGFAVAGEIAGASSMVLEHAPFGRRGFFASFTLQGVQAGQILAAAVFLPLAHYLPKDAFNVWGWRIPFILSFFIIVAGYYIRRDVDETPAFVEEGEQGEIARSPIFQAFTDSWADMLRVACMSLTTVIPVVATIFGAAYAVQPAYGIGFHTDVYLWIPVLGNLLAVILIPYVGNLSDKLGRKLPTIVGALGSGLLSFGYLYAISIHHAPLAIVMALLMWGVAYQGFNAVFPSFYPELFRTRNRVTGVAIGHNTGITIAALMPALFVAVAPPGGTANIPLTIGAITLAATIIAAMAALTARETYRIHLNDLGKRGGVPVGHGDYHRIRAQTLADAKAAKAERSTVAPEA from the coding sequence ATGGCCACACGAAACAATAATGAGCCGAGACACAGACACCAGTCGAAGAAAGCCGCTGCCAGCGGCTGGATTGGCTCGACGCTGGAGTACTACGACTTCTTCATCTACGCGACGGCGGCATCGCTGATCTTCCCGCAGATATTCTTTCCGCAGAACGATCCCAAGATCGCCATCGTCGCATCTCTGGCGACCTATGGCGTGGGCTATGTCGCGCGTCCGATCGGCGCGCTCGTGCTGGGCCACCTCGGCGATACCCACGGGCGCAAGTTCGTGCTGATCCTGTGCATGTTCATGATGGGCTTCTCGACCATGGCCGTCGGCCTGCTGCCGACCTATGCGCAACTGGGCCTGTGGGCGCCGGCAGGGTTGGTCGCGATGCGCCTGATTCAGGGCTTCGCGGTGGCCGGCGAAATCGCGGGCGCCAGCTCAATGGTTCTGGAGCACGCTCCGTTCGGCCGGCGTGGATTTTTCGCGAGCTTCACCCTGCAGGGTGTACAGGCTGGCCAGATTCTGGCGGCGGCGGTGTTCCTGCCACTCGCGCACTACCTGCCGAAGGATGCGTTCAATGTCTGGGGCTGGCGCATACCGTTCATCCTGAGCTTTTTCATCATCGTCGCGGGTTACTACATTCGCCGCGATGTCGATGAGACACCGGCCTTCGTCGAAGAGGGCGAGCAGGGCGAGATTGCCCGGTCGCCGATCTTCCAGGCGTTCACCGATAGCTGGGCGGATATGTTGCGCGTCGCCTGCATGTCATTGACGACCGTTATTCCCGTGGTGGCGACGATCTTCGGTGCGGCATATGCCGTGCAGCCCGCTTATGGCATCGGCTTCCATACGGACGTCTATCTCTGGATTCCGGTACTCGGCAATCTTCTGGCGGTGATACTGATTCCCTATGTCGGCAATCTGTCGGACAAGCTCGGCCGCAAGCTCCCGACGATCGTCGGCGCGCTCGGCTCCGGCCTGCTTTCGTTCGGGTATCTCTACGCCATCAGCATCCACCACGCGCCGCTGGCGATCGTCATGGCGCTGCTGATGTGGGGCGTCGCATATCAAGGCTTCAATGCTGTCTTTCCGAGTTTCTATCCCGAGTTGTTCCGCACGCGCAATCGCGTGACGGGCGTAGCGATCGGCCATAACACCGGAATCACCATCGCGGCGCTGATGCCTGCCCTGTTCGTCGCCGTGGCGCCTCCCGGCGGAACGGCCAACATTCCGCTCACCATCGGCGCGATCACGCTGGCGGCGACGATCATCGCGGCAATGGCAGCGCTGACTGCGCGGGAGACTTATCGCATCCACCTGAACGATCTGGGCAAACGCGGTGGCGTTCCTGTCGGCCACGGGGATTATCATCGGATACGCGCGCAGACGCTGGCCGACGCGAAAGCGGCCAAGGCGGAGCGTTCGACCGTTGCGCCGGAAGCGTAA
- a CDS encoding electron transfer flavoprotein subunit beta/FixA family protein, producing the protein MKILVPVKRVVDYNVKVRVKSDNTGVDIANVKMSMNPFDEIAVEEAVRLKEAGVATEVIAVSCGTTQSQETLRTALAIGADRAVLVESSEELQPLAVAKLLKALVDQEKPELIILGKQAIDDDSNQTGQMLAALAGLPQATFASKVVVADGKATVSREVDGGAETLSLKLPAVVTTDLRLNEPRYVTLPNIMKAKKKPLTTVKPADLGVDVAPRLRTLKVVEPPKRSAGITVPDVKTLVEKLKNEAKVI; encoded by the coding sequence ATGAAAATTCTGGTGCCGGTGAAAAGAGTGGTGGATTACAACGTGAAGGTCCGAGTGAAGTCGGACAACACGGGTGTCGATATCGCCAACGTGAAGATGTCGATGAACCCGTTCGATGAGATTGCTGTTGAAGAAGCGGTGCGTCTCAAGGAAGCGGGTGTTGCGACGGAAGTGATCGCCGTATCGTGCGGTACGACGCAAAGTCAGGAGACGTTGCGCACGGCGCTGGCTATTGGCGCGGATCGCGCTGTATTGGTGGAATCGTCGGAAGAGTTGCAGCCTTTGGCCGTGGCGAAGTTGTTGAAGGCACTGGTCGATCAGGAAAAGCCTGAGTTGATCATCCTCGGCAAGCAGGCCATCGACGACGATTCGAATCAGACCGGGCAGATGCTGGCGGCGCTGGCGGGTCTGCCGCAGGCGACGTTCGCATCGAAGGTCGTGGTCGCGGATGGCAAGGCAACCGTGTCGCGTGAAGTCGACGGCGGCGCGGAAACGCTGTCGCTGAAGCTGCCCGCAGTCGTGACGACGGACCTGCGCCTGAACGAGCCGCGCTATGTGACGCTGCCGAACATCATGAAGGCAAAGAAGAAGCCTTTGACGACGGTAAAGCCCGCCGATCTGGGCGTCGATGTCGCGCCGCGTCTGAGGACGCTGAAAGTGGTCGAGCCGCCGAAGCGCAGCGCGGGCATCACGGTGCCGGACGTGAAGACGCTGGTGGAAAAACTGAAGAACGAAGCGAAGGTAATCTGA
- a CDS encoding ABC transporter permease yields the protein MPQLNAPLAAKLRDNAPFLALIVLYVLIEIAQPGFFAPSTQLGLLADSSTLFIMAAGTTFVVLLGSIDLSLQAVASLSSVIVAMLLPRYGALAAVVALAASFGIGLLSGVIQTVLRIPSFIATLAVGGIASAAALTLSGTRSIGISDEMRNASLGWTTGTSFGVPHEILLGVAVFLLCVFLHRSTVFGRRTDAIGAGEPAAIASGVRVSVTKCLVFGTSSFFAGLAGVVMAGRLGSGSPTLADQFLLPAIAAVIVGGTALTGGAGGIGRTLVGALLVSVARVGMTFVGISVFAQQIVFGLILIVAVTVAFDRSKVLIIK from the coding sequence ATGCCACAACTGAACGCACCCCTCGCGGCGAAGTTGCGCGACAACGCGCCGTTTCTCGCACTCATCGTGCTCTATGTCCTGATCGAGATCGCGCAGCCGGGCTTTTTCGCGCCATCGACGCAACTCGGCCTGCTCGCCGATAGCTCGACTCTGTTCATCATGGCGGCGGGCACGACCTTCGTCGTTCTGCTCGGCAGCATCGATCTTTCCTTGCAGGCGGTGGCGTCGCTGTCGAGCGTGATCGTCGCGATGTTGCTGCCGCGCTATGGCGCGCTGGCGGCGGTCGTCGCGTTGGCGGCTTCGTTCGGCATCGGGCTGTTGAGCGGCGTGATCCAGACCGTGTTGCGCATCCCCTCGTTCATCGCGACGCTCGCGGTCGGCGGGATTGCATCGGCGGCGGCGCTGACGCTCTCTGGCACGCGCTCCATCGGCATCAGCGACGAGATGCGCAATGCGTCGCTCGGCTGGACGACGGGCACGTCGTTCGGCGTGCCGCATGAAATCCTGCTCGGCGTCGCGGTGTTTCTGTTGTGCGTGTTCCTGCATCGCTCGACGGTGTTTGGCCGGCGTACCGATGCGATCGGCGCGGGCGAGCCGGCGGCGATCGCGTCGGGGGTGCGCGTGTCGGTCACGAAGTGCCTCGTGTTCGGCACTTCGTCGTTCTTTGCGGGACTGGCGGGCGTGGTGATGGCGGGTCGGCTGGGAAGCGGTTCGCCCACGCTTGCCGATCAGTTCCTGTTGCCGGCGATTGCGGCCGTGATCGTCGGCGGCACGGCGCTGACGGGCGGCGCGGGTGGCATCGGCAGAACGCTGGTTGGTGCTTTGCTGGTATCGGTGGCGCGCGTGGGGATGACCTTCGTCGGCATCAGCGTGTTCGCGCAGCAGATCGTGTTCGGGCTGATTCTGATCGTCGCTGTCACGGTGGCGTTCGATCGTTCGAAGGTGTTGATCATCAAGTGA
- a CDS encoding Gfo/Idh/MocA family protein — protein MHKIRIAIVGAGLAATPHALALNELRDEVEVAAVVGRSPERAAHFAGTHGFPAGASFDAILRDATIDAILVLTPPNTHLELVEQAAAVGKHVLLEKPLDISMSRATRIVDVCRTAGVKLGVVFQNRFRPAVRRLAELSASGALGPIACAGLDLRWWRPQSYYDEPGRGTYARDGGGVLMTQAIHSLDILLWLAGEVSTVVAATATTALHKMEAEDFASAALTFASGAAGHVLATTAAFPGFPERIELTGENGTATLEGGHLRVFFRDGRTDEFRDPSSSGFGAKPMDFSHAAHRDLMKNFCDAIREDREPGVTGDDALRVQRLIERITAPVADTSRVRVPSDRRP, from the coding sequence ATGCACAAGATTCGAATCGCAATCGTCGGCGCTGGATTGGCGGCGACGCCTCACGCGCTTGCGCTAAATGAATTGCGTGACGAGGTGGAGGTTGCAGCCGTCGTCGGCCGTTCGCCTGAACGGGCGGCTCACTTTGCCGGCACGCATGGGTTTCCCGCTGGCGCGTCCTTCGATGCGATATTGAGGGACGCGACCATCGACGCCATACTCGTGCTCACGCCGCCGAACACGCATCTCGAACTGGTCGAACAGGCCGCTGCGGTGGGCAAGCACGTGCTGCTCGAGAAGCCGCTCGATATATCGATGTCGCGCGCAACGCGCATCGTCGATGTCTGCCGTACAGCGGGCGTCAAGCTCGGCGTAGTGTTTCAGAACCGCTTTCGTCCCGCCGTGCGACGGCTTGCGGAACTGAGCGCGAGCGGCGCGCTTGGTCCGATCGCCTGCGCCGGCCTCGATCTGCGCTGGTGGCGGCCGCAATCCTATTACGACGAGCCTGGCCGCGGCACTTATGCGCGCGATGGTGGCGGCGTGCTGATGACGCAGGCGATTCATTCGCTCGACATTCTCCTGTGGCTCGCGGGAGAGGTGTCAACCGTCGTGGCGGCGACGGCGACAACGGCATTGCACAAGATGGAAGCCGAAGACTTCGCGAGCGCCGCGCTGACCTTCGCAAGCGGCGCTGCGGGTCACGTGCTGGCGACGACGGCTGCGTTCCCGGGCTTTCCCGAGCGCATCGAGCTGACCGGCGAGAACGGGACGGCGACGCTCGAAGGCGGGCACTTGCGCGTGTTTTTCCGCGATGGACGCACCGACGAGTTTCGCGATCCTTCATCGTCCGGATTTGGCGCGAAGCCGATGGACTTTTCACACGCCGCGCATCGCGACCTGATGAAGAATTTTTGCGATGCAATTCGCGAGGACCGCGAACCCGGCGTCACCGGCGATGACGCGCTGCGCGTGCAGCGTTTGATCGAACGCATTACCGCGCCCGTGGCTGATACTTCACGTGTGCGTGTCCCGAGCGACCGCCGCCCTTAA
- a CDS encoding electron transfer flavoprotein subunit alpha/FixB family protein, protein MTTLVIAEHDNASIKASTLNTVAAAAKIGGDVHVLVAGSNAQGAADAAAKIAGVSKVLLADAPQLAEGLAENIDATVLNIAKDYSHILAPATAYGKNIAPRIAAHLDVAQISDITAVDSADTFERPIYAGNAIATVQSSDPIKVITVRSTGFDAVAAEGGSAQVEKIEAAADAGLSQFVSREVTKLDRPELTSARIIVSGGRGLGSGENYTKTLEPLADKLNAALGASRAAVDAGYVPNDYQVGQTGKIVAPQLYVAVGISGAIQHLAGMKDSKVIVAINKDPEAPIFSVADYGLAQDLFEAIPALTALV, encoded by the coding sequence ATGACGACTCTTGTTATTGCGGAACACGACAATGCGTCGATCAAGGCATCGACGCTGAACACGGTGGCAGCGGCGGCGAAGATCGGCGGCGATGTGCACGTGCTGGTCGCGGGCTCGAACGCGCAAGGCGCGGCGGATGCGGCAGCGAAGATCGCAGGCGTAAGCAAAGTGCTGCTCGCCGATGCGCCCCAACTCGCCGAAGGCCTCGCGGAAAACATCGATGCGACGGTGCTGAACATCGCGAAGGATTACTCGCACATTCTCGCGCCGGCGACCGCTTACGGTAAGAACATCGCTCCGCGCATCGCGGCGCATCTGGATGTCGCGCAAATCAGCGACATCACCGCCGTTGACAGCGCCGACACCTTCGAGCGCCCGATCTATGCCGGCAACGCGATCGCCACCGTGCAATCGAGCGATCCGATCAAGGTGATTACGGTTCGCTCGACAGGTTTCGACGCCGTCGCAGCGGAAGGCGGCAGCGCGCAAGTCGAAAAGATCGAAGCCGCCGCCGATGCGGGCCTGTCGCAGTTCGTGAGCCGCGAAGTGACGAAGCTCGATCGTCCGGAACTGACGAGCGCGCGCATCATCGTGTCGGGTGGTCGCGGTCTGGGCAGCGGCGAGAACTACACGAAGACGCTGGAACCGCTCGCGGACAAGCTCAACGCGGCGCTGGGCGCATCGCGTGCGGCGGTCGATGCGGGTTACGTTCCGAACGATTATCAAGTCGGTCAAACCGGCAAGATCGTTGCGCCGCAACTGTATGTGGCGGTCGGCATCTCGGGCGCGATCCAGCACCTGGCGGGCATGAAGGATTCGAAGGTCATCGTCGCGATCAACAAGGATCCCGAAGCGCCGATCTTCAGCGTCGCGGATTACGGGCTGGCTCAGGATCTTTTCGAAGCCATTCCAGCGTTGACGGCGCTCGTCTGA